A window of Ranitomeya variabilis isolate aRanVar5 chromosome 2, aRanVar5.hap1, whole genome shotgun sequence contains these coding sequences:
- the LOC143805190 gene encoding tubulin alpha chain, testis-specific has translation MRECISVHVGQAGVQIGNACWELYCLEHGIQPDGQMPSDKTIGGGDDSFNTFFSETGAGKHVPRAVFVDLEPTVVDEVRTGTYRQLFHPEQLITGKEDAANNYARGHYTIGKEIVDLVLDRIRKLADQCTGLQGFLIFHSFGGGTGSGFASLLMERLSVDFGKKSKLEFAIYPAPQVSTAVVEPYNSILTTHTTLEHSDCAFMVDNEAIYDICRRNLDIERPTYTNLNRLIGQIVSSITASLRFDGALNVDLTEFQTNLVPYPRIHFPLVTYAPVISAEKAYHEQLSVAEITNACFEPANQMVKCDPRHGKYMACCMLYRGDVVPKDVNAAIATIKTKRTIQFVDWCPTGFKVGINYQPPTVVPGGDLAKVQRAVCMLSNTTAIAEAWARLDHKFDLMYAKRAFVHWYVGEGMEEGEFSEAREDLAALEKDYEEVGIDSVDGEAEEGEEY, from the exons ATG CGCGAGTGCATTTCAGTCCACGTCGGCCAGGCCGGAGTTCAGATTGGCaatgcatgctgggagttatactgCCTGGAACATGGCATTCAGCCTGATGGACAAATGCCCAGCGATAAAACCATTGGTGGAGGAGATGACTCATTCAACACATTCTTCAGTGAGACAGGAGCCGGCAAACATGTGCCCAGGGCGGTCTTCGTGGATCTGGAGCCCACGGTGGTTG ATGAGGTGCGCACTGGCACATACCGCCAGCTATTCCACCCTGAACAGCTCATCACCGGAAAGGAAGATGCTGCCAACAATTACGCTCGGGGACATTACACCATTGGGAAAGAGATAGTTGATTTAGTGCTGGATCGTATACGCAAGTTG GCTGATCAGTGCACCGGCTTACAAGGTTTCCTCATTTTCCACAGTTTTGGAGGTGGTACAGGTTCAGGATTTGCATCTCTTCTGATGGAGAGACTATCTGTAGATTTTGGCAAGAAGTCCAAGCTTGAGTTTGCCATCTATCCAGCACCACAAGTGTCAACAGCTGTGGTGGAGCCATATAACTCCATACTAACCACGCACACAACGCTGGAGCATTCAGATTGTGCTTTTATGGTGGACAATGAGGCCATTTATGATATTTGTCGCCGAAACTTGGACATTGAGCGTCCAACATACACAAATTTAAACCGTCTCATTGGGCAAATCGTGTCCTCCATCACTGCCTCTCTAAGGTTTGATGGGGCTTTAAATGTTGATCTCACAGAATTTCAGACCAACCTTGTTCCATATCCACGTATCCATTTCCCACTGGTCACGTATGCTCCTGTAATCTCTGCAGAGAAGGCCTACCATGAGCAGCTGTCCGTGGCTGAAATAACCAATGCCTGCTTTGAGCCAGCAAATCAGATGGTAAAGTGTGACCCTCGCCATGGCAAATACATGGCATGCTGCATGTTATACAGGGGTGATGTAGTACCCAAGGATGTCAATGCTGCCATTGCGACCATCAAGACAAAACGCACTATTCAGTTTGTAGACTGGTGCCCAACAGGATTTAAG GTCGGAATCAACTACCAGCCCCCCACAGTAGTGCCCGGAGGAGACCTGGCCAAAGTGCAGCGTGCTGTGTGCATGCTGAGCAATACTACAGCCATTGCAGAGGCCTGGGCCCGGCTGGACCACAAATTTGATCTCATGTATGCAAAACGTGCCTTCGTGCACTGGTATGTGGGAGAAGGAATGGAGGAAGGAGAGTTTTCAGAGGCCCGAGAAGATCTGGCAGCGCTGGAAAAGGATTATGAAGAAGTGGGAATTGATTCGGTTGACGGGGAGGCTGAGGAGGGAGAGGAATACTGA
- the IMP4 gene encoding U3 small nucleolar ribonucleoprotein IMP4, with protein MLRREARLRREYLYRKAQEAKQHSIEDKKQRLKRALEENRLIPTEIRREALTLQKQLEFDDEGGEGVSSHVDDEYKWAGVEDPKVMITTSRDPSSRLKMFAKELKLVFPNAQRMNRGKHEMGALVRACKANDVTDLVIVHEHRGMPDGLIVCHLPFGPTAYFTLCNVVMRHDIPDLGTMSEAYPHLVFHNFTSRLGQRVSNIMKYLFPVPKDESRRVITFANQEDYISFRHHVYKKTDHRNIELSEVGPRFEMKLYMIKLGTLENEGTAEVEWRWHPYTNTAKKRKYLSNE; from the exons ATG CTGCGCAGGGAGGCTCGTCTACGCAGGGAATACCTCTACAGGAAAGCCCAGGAGGCCAAACAGCACAGCATAGAAGACAAGAAGCAGCGGTTAAAGCGAGCGCTCGAAG AAAACAGGCTTATCCCCACAGAGATCCGCAGAGAAGCCCTCACTCTTCAGAAGCAACTCGAATTTGATGATGAAGGTGGTGAAG GAGTGTCCTCGCACGTGGATGATGAGTATAAGTGGGCCGGTGTGGAAGATCCGAAGGTCATGATCACAACATCAAGGGACCCAAGTTCACGACTGAAAATGTTTGCCAAG GAGTTGAAGTTGGTGTTCCCCAATGCTCAGCGTATGAACAGAGGAAAGCACGAGATGGGAGCGCTGGTCCGGGCCTGCAAAGCCAATGATGTCACTGACCTTGTCATCGTCCACGAGCACAGAGGCATGCCGG ATGGGCTGATCGTGTGCCATCTTCCGTTTGGGCCGACTGCATATTTCACCCTCTGTAATGTAGTAATGAGGCACGATATTCCAGACCTGGGCACGATGTCGGAGGCTTACCCACACCTTGTCTTCCACAACTTCACCTCCAGGCTTGGACAGCGG GTGTCCAATATCATGAAGTATTTATTCCCTGTGCCCAAGGATGAGAGCAGACGAGTGATAACTTTTGCAAATCAAGAGGACTACATTTCATTTAG GCACCACGTCTACAAGAAGACAGATCATCGCAATATTGAGTTGTCTGAAGTTGGGCCGCGGTTTGAGATGAAAT TGTATATGATAAAGCTGGGCACCCTGGAGAATGAGGGCACGGCAGAGGTGGAGTGGCGCTGGCATCCATATACCAATACGGCCAAGAAAAGGAAGTATCTCAGCAATGAATAG